DNA from Prunus persica cultivar Lovell chromosome G6, Prunus_persica_NCBIv2, whole genome shotgun sequence:
TACCCTGCCAGATGGCTGATGGGTATGCGAGAGACACTGGCGAATGCATTTAAAAGCAAAGCGATCATTACACTAACGTCATCATTGTCAtgcatataattttatttttttttcattttgatttgaCTTTTGTTAGAGATTTGAATTGAccttgttttgattttgaattgaaCGACCAACCAAGACCAGCCTAAGGAAGAAATTGGGATCCTCTTTTATTTTACACATACTGAGTAGTCTTACACTGACCACCTATCAAATTAAAGATAGACCAGCTAGCTAGTATGGATGAATATGAAGTATCTCATCTCATCTGCTATTAACTTCAATTAAATTCATGTCTATCTCCCTCTCTgtcccctcctcctcctcctcctacttgctctctctctctctctctctctctctctctctcttgtgcatcggattttgagttttttttcattaaagtGACAGTAGTAAATGGCCATGACATCTTTTCTGGAATGGCCTTTCATGTTTctggcagagagagagaaaaaagggtAACTCTTGAGGGTTGCCTTAATTTCCCATCCACCTATCAGCCAGTATCTTTGTCTTATTCCGTTGTCTTGTGCCTTTGTTCGGAAAATGCTTTATTTATACTTGACAGTGTCCGCGACATCCAAACTAATttaactcatgcatttactaTCTCTATATTATTTCGAAAGGCAGTATGCTGGTTGCTGCTTAAATTATTCTTTTTGCTGCGTCTGTCCAAAGTTCCAAACAATCagattataaatatataatttttttgaaaaaaggaaGTCGCTAGCTGTTGCAAAATTTGTTGCAACGCAAGTGGTCATATCAATTAAACTTGGAGCCTACAAATACCTTTAAGCAGTAGACCCAATTTCTGACAGAATTTTTCTTATAAGCTAATTGTAGAAATTCAAATGGTACGATCACCAAAGCTTCATGTACTGCACTCTGGCTCTGGCTCATTATATGTCAATTAattcaacaacaaacaaacagtAAATGTCAATTGATTTATGAAATGTCTTGGCACCCAGGATCGAAACctcaaaattgtctttcctcccaatgtacccaaaaaaaaatcctaactagGGTCCTTCCTTGTGCATGTAAAATAACTATCTATAAAGAAAAATCACAACGATACATTTAAATATATGGGATGCTTTCGACTGCAAACATACTTTTTACTGTTGAGACAAGAGTGCAAAGGGTAGAAACAAATCTAGACCCACCGTGCCAGCTGCCTAAGAAGACAAATCCGACTTACTGGTGGTGTTACTGTGAGAGTACTGCAAGATCAAGCACAGTTTTGTGGGAAaaattcttttctcttttttatttttattttttctccttGGAAGAGGAAGGATCGCAATATTGTGCATGAAAAGATATGTAGTTGAGATATGTGTGAAACTAATTCAAAGAGACATAAATTAACTAGATATATAACTAATCAGAATAAACTgtaaaccctctctctctctctctctctctctctcacacacacacacacacacacatcacTGTCTCTTTTGGCTCTTGAAATCTCTCCAATTGTTCCTTGAGATTTGATACCTGCATTGCATATCAAACCAAATTGATAGGAAACGGTTACTAAATCATGAATTTGTGGAATTATGATTTACaaagcaaaaaataattatacaacTCGCTAATTAGGATCAATCCCCTAGACccagagagagaaatttttaattaaaaaaatggtgTCATATTTTTACAATTGCTTGAGTTGAGATTGTCATACAACCGTGCGCAGTGTAAGGCATAATCTGAGAGTCAGGCAGGACACACTGAGTGCTATATTACAATCCCAACCTCCAACTGTTGCGTTTATTCGTTTTCAGTAagaagtttttttaatttttttaattttttttatgtatattatttgttaaaaaagaagaagaaagaattgaTACGAGTACTTTTTGTAGGTAGCCATTTTGGTCAACACTCAACAGTGGGATTTGTGTCTTGTTCcttttctttataattaaGTTGGGAGTTTTTTCGGATGCACTTATTAACTTGgattattttattgataattttCATGTGAGAAACTTGAACTTGAGTATTTAAATTTTGCATACAAACCCTATACAATTAATATTATTGAAAACCTTATAACTAATTATGATCAGCAATTGGCCTAATTGGCATATTTCAATGAAACCCTAATTGTTCGAAATTGATCATACAGAACAGAACCAATTAACGCCACTTAATAGATATCCATTTTGTGGCCTCAAGTCAAGAGCGGaaataacaacaaaaacaatgaaaagaagaaggagaaaaatgaTCCATCAATGGATATGACAATGAAAATGACAAACAACGCACATATAATTTGTAAATGTAATAGGGCATACCTTAATTAATTCGATGCAAGTTGTTGAAAGTAAGGAAATGATGGAGGAAATCCTAATTAAGAGGGATCAATGGTTCGGCGATCGTCGCCAGCAGCAGCCCTAGGTTGCTGGAACTGATGAGTGAGTTGGCCATGAATGCCACCCGCGGCGGCGGAGACGTTCATGGCTAAAAGGCTTGCATCGTAGTTGTTTCCGGCATCAAAACTCCTGATCATCATCTGTTGCTGATGTTGATGGTCTCGATCTCTAGGGAAAAACTGGTGGGGGTAGTGATCTCGGCCTCCGCCGCCGCCTGAAATGAGATTGATTCCCATCCCcaagttgttgttgttgttgtgtaaggtggaggaggaggactgTAAATGAAGAGGGTGGTGGGTGTGGGCAGCGGCAGCAGCGGCGGCGGCGGCTATGAGACCGTGGCTGGCAGTGAGGCCGTGCTGCAGGTTCTGATATTTGGAGAGTTCGGATTTGGCACAGGTAAGATCCATCTGAAGCTGGCGGAGTTGGTGTTGGAGGAGAGAGATGACTCCAACGCAGCCGTAGACGGGATCGCGGAGGCGCATGTCAGCCTCGTAGGCAAGAGAGTTGACGGCGTCCTCACGCTGGTGGGGGTGCAACTCGTTAAGCAATTTGGTGACGTTGCTTGCCCCGAACACTTTGTGAACGTTTGCAAACTTCTGCGGCTGGTCCGGTGGGAAGTAGGGTGCAAATACACACTCTGGCTGGCACTTGCGTCGCAGGAATTTGCACGCCGCGCATGGCGAATTCGACGACGACGATGATGATGCCATCATTCCACCTCTTCCTACTCTGCAacgattaattaattaattaactaatgaATGTCCCGGGCCTTATTAATATTGATTTTGAATTCTTGCACTCAAGAACAAATGAGTCTACTTTTGAcaataaaaaaggaagaaacgtACTTGtaggaaaataattaaagattcTTGAATAGAACCAAGTAGAGAACAAGTAtacacaaagaaacaaatttggaTTAGGA
Protein-coding regions in this window:
- the LOC18772010 gene encoding LOB domain-containing protein 6 — encoded protein: MMASSSSSSNSPCAACKFLRRKCQPECVFAPYFPPDQPQKFANVHKVFGASNVTKLLNELHPHQREDAVNSLAYEADMRLRDPVYGCVGVISLLQHQLRQLQMDLTCAKSELSKYQNLQHGLTASHGLIAAAAAAAAAHTHHPLHLQSSSSTLHNNNNNLGMGINLISGGGGGRDHYPHQFFPRDRDHQHQQQMMIRSFDAGNNYDASLLAMNVSAAAGGIHGQLTHQFQQPRAAAGDDRRTIDPS